The bacterium genome includes the window TGCTTTATCGCTTTCCTTTCCTATCTTTGTTTCAACCTCTCTTATTGCCCTTTTTATAATGTCATTCTCCATTTTGTTTTTCTGCAGAGGTTACTGTATTAACAAGAAGCATTGTTATGGTCATAGGACCTACGCCACCGGGGACAGGGGTTATAAACCCTGCCTTTTTAGATACATTTTCAAAATCGCAATCGCCAACAATCTTTTCACCCATTCTGTTTATTCCCACATCGATAACACAAGAACCCTCTTTTACCATATCTTCTTTTACAAATTTTGCCTTTCCTATGGCAGCGACTAATATATCAGCTCCTTTACAAATATCAGAAAGGTTCTTTGTCTTTGAATGGCATATTGTAACTGTAGCATTAGCAGAAAGGAGAAGGAGGGCTATGGGTTTTCCAACAATATTTGACCTTCCCAAGACAACAGCATTAGACCCTTCTATTTTAACAGAAGATCTTATAAGCATTTCCATAATCCCATAGGGTGTGCAAGGAAGAAAAAGTTTATTTTCTTTCATCTTATAAAAATCCTTTTCTAAAAAGAATTTCCCCACATTATAATAATGAAAGCCATCAACATCCTTATTGGGCGATATAGAAGACAAAACCAAATTTTCATCTATATGTGAAGGAAGGGGAAGCTGAACAAGGATTCCATGTATGCTTTTATCAGAATTTATCCCTTCAATGAGGGAGATAAGTTGATCAGAGGTTATATTTTCTTCTAAATTGTATTGCCTTGAGTATATTCCAAGCTTTTCGCAGGCAGATGTTTTGTTTCGGACATAAACAATGGATGCGGGATTGCTTCCTACAAGGATTGTAGCAAGGCCAGGGGTTATCCCCCTTTTCTTTAGCTCATCAATCCGTCCCCTTAATTCAGCCCTTATTTCTTCTCCTATTTTCTTTCCATCTATTATTTCAGCCATTCTATTGCTATTTTATATAATAACGCCAAGAAAAGTAAAGAAAATTTTTTAATCACATTACACAAGGAGCAGATATTCCAAGCAAAGAAAGCCCATTTTTTGCAACAATCCTTGAGCCATTTATTAAACAAAGCCTTGCTTTTGTAAGAGCTAGATCATCTGAGATTACCCTGTGGTGATGGTAATAATTATGGAATATAGAGGCAAGGGTGATAAGATAATTTGCAATCCTGTGTGGCTCAAGGAAAATAGCTGATGCCTTTACCTCATCGGGAAATAAACAAAGGTGTGTCATTAGCCTATGCTCCTCCTTTAGGGTTAAAAGGCGATAATCTGGATTTTCTCTTCTGATATTTTTTTTCTCTGCCTCCCTTAAAATAGAGCAAGCCCTTGCATGGAGATATTGGATGTAATAAACAGGGTTTTCCGCCGATTCCTTCTTTGCCAATTCCAGGTCAAACTCAAGGTGTGTATCAGATTTTTTTGTTAAAAGAAAAAACCTGGTGGCATCCCTTCCCACTTCATCGATAACCTCTTTTAGGGTTATAAACTCACCCGCCCTGGTTGACATAGAGACAAGCTTATCCTTCCTCTTCAGGGTTACCAATTGATAGAGGATGATTTTAAGCATATTTGGATTATATCCCATCAGGGAAAGCCCAGATTTTATCCTTTCAATATAGCCATGATGGTCTGTTCCCCACAGGTTTATCAAAAGGTCATATCCCCTCTCAAATTTCTCCTTATGATAGGCAAGGTCTCCTGCATAATATGTTGGTCTTTCATTTCTCCTTACCAAAACCCTATCTTTACAATCAGAAACACTTGATGTCTTAAGCCATAGGGCATCATCCTTTACATAAGAATGCTCCTTTAATGATGAAATGAGGTTGTTAATCTTTCTATTATCATACAAATTGCTTTCATACTCAAATCTATTAAATTCTACACCAAAATTTAAAAGCTCATCCTTTATTCCAGAAAGGATATTTGAATATGCAAATTCTTTAAAATATTTTAATGGCTTATTCCTTGCATCTTCTTTGATTTGCTTTGCAATCTCTATAAGGTAATCACCTTTATAGCCATTCTCTGGAATAGGTAGATTAAGATACCTTGCCCTTAATGATTCTCCAAGCAGGTCAATCTGTGTTCCCACATTGTTGACATAATATTCTCTTTCCACAGAAAAGCTAGAGAATTCAAGAATTTTTGCTATAGAGGAGCCATATGCTGCACCCCTTCCATGACCTATATGAAGGGGTCCTGTTGGGTTTGCACTAACAAACTCAATTAAAACCTTTTTTCCTTTGCCAATTAAAAGCCTTCCAAAATCCTCATTTTTATTGAGCTTTTCCATCTCTTGATATAATCTTTCATCCTTTATCCATATATTCAAAAACCCTCCAATTACCTCCATTTTTTCAATATATTTGCCCTCTATTTTTGATTTAAGAAGCTCTGCTGCTTTCTCTGGTTTAATTTTAAGAGAGCCTGCAAGGATAAAGGAAAAATTTGTGGTAAGATCTCCATATTCCTCCTTTGTGGTTGAGGTAAGCTGTAGCTCTGGAAGCCCTTCTTTTATGTTAAATGAGCTTACCGCCTTTTTTATATCACTCTCTATCTCCTCTTTTATGGTCATTCCTTTTTTGGCTCTTCGGGTTTAGAGAAAGACCAATGACGAACAGGAAATACACCCTTGCTTTTGCATAAGGGACAAAATTTTTCTTCAATATGAACCCTGTAATCCTCTGGGAAATTTTCTATGGTTGAAAGGACAGGATTAGGGGCGGTTTGACCAAGTCCGCAAAGGGAAGATTCCTTTATCAATTTAGCAAGCCTTTTAAGCTCTAGAATGTCTTCTTGCTTCCCTTTTCCTTTGGTTAGACGGGTTAAAATATCAAGCATCTTTTTTGTTCCAATCCGACAAGGCACACACTTTCCACAGCTTTCATTCTGAACAAATTCCATAAAGAACCTTGCAAGCTCAACCATACAATTTGTCTCATCCATAACAATCATTCCGCCTGAGCCCATTATCGCACCTTTTGAAATCAGGCTTTCATAATCAACACCAATGTCAAGGTCTTTTGAA containing:
- the folD gene encoding bifunctional methylenetetrahydrofolate dehydrogenase/methenyltetrahydrofolate cyclohydrolase FolD, producing MAEIIDGKKIGEEIRAELRGRIDELKKRGITPGLATILVGSNPASIVYVRNKTSACEKLGIYSRQYNLEENITSDQLISLIEGINSDKSIHGILVQLPLPSHIDENLVLSSISPNKDVDGFHYYNVGKFFLEKDFYKMKENKLFLPCTPYGIMEMLIRSSVKIEGSNAVVLGRSNIVGKPIALLLLSANATVTICHSKTKNLSDICKGADILVAAIGKAKFVKEDMVKEGSCVIDVGINRMGEKIVGDCDFENVSKKAGFITPVPGGVGPMTITMLLVNTVTSAEKQNGE
- the argS gene encoding arginine--tRNA ligase; its protein translation is MTIKEEIESDIKKAVSSFNIKEGLPELQLTSTTKEEYGDLTTNFSFILAGSLKIKPEKAAELLKSKIEGKYIEKMEVIGGFLNIWIKDERLYQEMEKLNKNEDFGRLLIGKGKKVLIEFVSANPTGPLHIGHGRGAAYGSSIAKILEFSSFSVEREYYVNNVGTQIDLLGESLRARYLNLPIPENGYKGDYLIEIAKQIKEDARNKPLKYFKEFAYSNILSGIKDELLNFGVEFNRFEYESNLYDNRKINNLISSLKEHSYVKDDALWLKTSSVSDCKDRVLVRRNERPTYYAGDLAYHKEKFERGYDLLINLWGTDHHGYIERIKSGLSLMGYNPNMLKIILYQLVTLKRKDKLVSMSTRAGEFITLKEVIDEVGRDATRFFLLTKKSDTHLEFDLELAKKESAENPVYYIQYLHARACSILREAEKKNIRRENPDYRLLTLKEEHRLMTHLCLFPDEVKASAIFLEPHRIANYLITLASIFHNYYHHHRVISDDLALTKARLCLINGSRIVAKNGLSLLGISAPCVM